From the genome of Nocardia sp. NBC_01503, one region includes:
- a CDS encoding F0F1 ATP synthase subunit gamma: MASVRELRSRIRSVSSIKKITKAQELIATSRISKAQARVAAAKPYAEEITKVLAELASASGNLTHPLLTERPNARRAAVLVITSDRGMCGGYNSNVLKRTEELLTTLRSEGKEPVLYVMGSKGLTFYTFRKREVNGSWTGFSQSPNYVDASSACNHLVEAFMAGADGEVAAPNGEGTMAGVDELHIVYTRFVSMLSQVPEVRRLAPIQVSYVEENYELGDDSFSDSESADVHAQYEFEPDADRLLGALLPKYINTRIYASLLDAAASESAARRTAMKAATDNATDLVNSLTRTANSLRQAGITQEITEIVGGANALASSSDRD, encoded by the coding sequence ATGGCAAGCGTGCGCGAACTGCGCTCCCGAATTCGTTCCGTGAGCTCGATCAAGAAGATCACCAAAGCGCAAGAGCTGATCGCGACCTCGCGAATCAGCAAGGCGCAGGCCCGGGTCGCGGCGGCCAAGCCGTACGCGGAGGAGATCACCAAGGTGCTCGCCGAATTGGCAAGCGCCAGTGGGAATCTCACCCACCCGCTGCTCACCGAGCGGCCCAACGCGCGGCGTGCCGCGGTACTGGTGATCACCAGTGACCGCGGTATGTGCGGCGGCTACAACTCGAATGTGCTCAAGCGCACCGAGGAGCTGCTCACCACGCTGCGCTCCGAGGGCAAAGAGCCGGTGCTGTACGTGATGGGCTCGAAGGGCCTGACGTTCTACACCTTCCGTAAGCGTGAGGTCAACGGATCGTGGACCGGCTTCTCGCAGTCGCCGAACTATGTGGACGCGTCCTCGGCGTGCAACCACCTGGTTGAGGCGTTCATGGCGGGCGCCGACGGTGAGGTTGCCGCACCCAACGGTGAGGGCACCATGGCCGGTGTCGATGAACTGCACATCGTCTACACGCGTTTCGTGTCGATGCTGTCGCAGGTCCCCGAGGTCCGCCGCCTGGCTCCCATTCAGGTGAGCTATGTGGAGGAGAACTACGAGCTGGGCGATGACAGCTTCTCCGACTCCGAGTCGGCGGATGTGCACGCACAGTACGAGTTCGAGCCGGATGCGGATCGCCTGCTGGGCGCGCTGCTGCCGAAGTACATCAACACTCGCATTTACGCGTCGCTGCTCGATGCGGCGGCGTCGGAGTCGGCTGCGCGCCGCACCGCGATGAAGGCTGCTACCGATAACGCGACGGATCTGGTGAATTCCCTGACCCGCACCGCGAATTCGCTGCGTCAGGCCGGAATCACGCAGGAAATCACGGAAATCGTCGGTGGCGCCAACGCGCTGGCGTCGAGCTCGGACCGCGACTAG
- a CDS encoding F0F1 ATP synthase subunit B produces MNSIYLLAAEEDINPLVPKTYDIVWSAIVFIVIAFVFAKYVVPRLTKVLDERTEKIEGGIAKAEAVQAEAQATLQQYQEQLAEARLEAARIREEARTQGQTILAQLRADAQAEADRIVASGHTQLEAQRQQIVTELRSELGRTAVDLAEKIIGQSVADEAKQAASIDRFLQELDANAGIGVGR; encoded by the coding sequence ATGAACAGCATTTATTTGCTCGCGGCCGAGGAGGATATCAATCCCCTCGTCCCCAAGACCTATGACATTGTCTGGTCTGCGATCGTCTTCATCGTTATCGCTTTTGTCTTCGCCAAGTACGTCGTCCCGCGCCTGACCAAGGTGCTGGACGAGCGCACGGAGAAGATCGAGGGCGGTATCGCCAAGGCCGAGGCCGTGCAGGCCGAGGCGCAGGCCACCCTGCAGCAGTATCAGGAGCAGTTGGCCGAGGCTCGCCTCGAGGCCGCGCGCATTCGTGAGGAAGCGCGCACTCAGGGCCAGACCATCCTGGCGCAGCTGCGTGCCGATGCGCAGGCCGAGGCCGACCGCATCGTGGCGTCGGGTCACACCCAGCTGGAGGCACAGCGCCAGCAGATCGTGACCGAACTGCGTTCCGAGCTCGGCCGCACCGCGGTCGACCTGGCCGAGAAGATCATCGGTCAGTCGGTGGCCGACGAGGCCAAGCAGGCGGCGTCGATCGACCGGTTCCTCCAGGAGCTGGACGCGAACGCCGGCATCGGGGTCGGAAGGTAA
- the atpB gene encoding F0F1 ATP synthase subunit A: MSDRTAGKGFPAARPRERTLSVTILAGEFHAPSLNDFFPPAVLFEGTPFELDRLMLVRIIMAAVLLIVMLAAFRRPRLVPRGLQNVAESGLVFVKEQICDEVLGKETGKKFFPLIASIFFTVLFLNFSSVIPGLNISSNARIGMPLVLAVVAYLTFNYVGIKKYGFLKYMRSSIVVPNVPPALHVLLIPIEFISTFVLRPFTLTVRLMANMLAGHIMLVLFFSATQFFLFDAASWMKVFSPFSLIAGLGFTLFELLVVVLQAYVFALLTAVYIGLAQHADSH; the protein is encoded by the coding sequence ATGTCCGATCGAACCGCGGGAAAAGGATTTCCCGCGGCCCGACCACGGGAGAGAACGCTGAGCGTCACCATTTTGGCGGGCGAGTTCCACGCGCCGTCGCTTAACGACTTCTTCCCTCCAGCAGTGCTGTTCGAGGGGACGCCTTTCGAGCTCGACCGTTTGATGCTCGTTCGCATCATCATGGCGGCCGTTCTCTTGATCGTGATGCTCGCGGCTTTCCGTCGTCCGCGGCTTGTTCCGCGCGGTCTGCAGAATGTCGCCGAATCCGGTCTGGTGTTCGTGAAGGAACAGATCTGCGATGAGGTGCTGGGCAAGGAAACCGGTAAGAAGTTCTTCCCGCTCATCGCGTCGATCTTCTTCACCGTGCTGTTCCTGAACTTCTCCAGCGTCATTCCGGGCCTGAACATCTCGTCCAATGCGCGCATCGGTATGCCGCTGGTGCTGGCCGTCGTCGCCTACCTGACGTTCAACTACGTCGGTATCAAGAAGTACGGCTTCCTGAAATACATGCGCTCGAGCATCGTGGTGCCGAATGTGCCGCCCGCACTGCACGTGCTGCTGATTCCGATCGAGTTCATCTCGACCTTCGTACTGCGTCCGTTCACGCTGACCGTCCGTCTTATGGCGAATATGCTGGCCGGCCACATCATGTTGGTGCTGTTCTTCAGCGCCACCCAGTTCTTCCTGTTCGACGCCGCCTCGTGGATGAAGGTGTTCTCCCCGTTCTCGCTTATCGCGGGCCTCGGCTTCACCCTCTTCGAACTGCTGGTTGTCGTTCTGCAGGCCTACGTGTTCGCACTGCTGACCGCTGTGTACATCGGTCTGGCGCAGCACGCCGACTCTCACTGA
- a CDS encoding ATP synthase F0 subunit C has translation MSTLSYLAAEVAESKSKGFGAIGYGLAAIGPGIGVGIVVGKAIEGIARQPELQGTIRTTMFLGIAFTEALALIGLVAGFIF, from the coding sequence ATGAGCACCCTCTCGTACCTGGCTGCTGAAGTTGCCGAATCCAAGTCCAAGGGCTTCGGCGCCATCGGCTACGGCCTCGCTGCGATCGGCCCCGGCATCGGTGTAGGAATCGTCGTCGGTAAGGCCATCGAGGGCATCGCCCGTCAGCCCGAGCTGCAGGGCACCATCCGGACCACCATGTTCCTGGGCATCGCGTTCACCGAGGCCCTGGCGCTGATCGGTCTCGTCGCCGGCTTCATTTTCTGA
- a CDS encoding L-threonylcarbamoyladenylate synthase — translation MSTVYDCADSDSRAAGLIAARSALKSGRLAVIPTDTLYGLAADAFDSQAVGALLAAKRRGRDMPVPVLVGSWNTIDGLVFSVRPQARELIRAFWPGGLSLVVQQAPSLAWDLGDTRGTVMLRMPLHPVALEVLREVGPLAVSSANVSGQPPAKTVDEAKAQLGDLVGVYLDGGPADHAIASTIVDLTSDMPRILREGAVPTEKVAEVLGMSPEELLSQSAR, via the coding sequence GTGAGTACCGTCTACGACTGTGCCGATTCCGATTCGCGGGCCGCGGGGTTGATCGCGGCGCGGAGTGCGCTGAAATCCGGACGGTTGGCTGTGATTCCCACCGATACGTTGTACGGGCTGGCCGCCGACGCGTTCGACAGTCAGGCTGTCGGCGCGCTGCTCGCCGCCAAGCGGCGGGGGCGGGATATGCCGGTGCCGGTGCTGGTCGGGTCGTGGAACACGATCGACGGGCTGGTGTTCTCGGTGCGGCCGCAGGCGCGGGAATTGATTCGCGCGTTCTGGCCGGGCGGGCTGAGTCTCGTTGTGCAGCAGGCGCCTTCGCTGGCCTGGGACCTGGGGGATACCCGGGGGACGGTCATGCTGCGGATGCCGTTGCATCCGGTCGCGCTGGAGGTGCTGCGCGAGGTCGGGCCACTGGCGGTATCGAGTGCGAACGTTTCGGGGCAGCCGCCCGCGAAGACGGTCGACGAGGCCAAGGCCCAGCTCGGCGATCTCGTCGGGGTGTACCTCGACGGCGGTCCGGCCGATCACGCGATCGCCTCCACCATCGTGGATCTGACTTCCGATATGCCGCGCATTCTGCGCGAGGGTGCCGTCCCCACCGAGAAGGTGGCGGAGGTCCTCGGCATGTCGCCGGAGGAGCTGCTTTCCCAGAGCGCGCGGTGA
- the atpA gene encoding F0F1 ATP synthase subunit alpha — protein sequence MAELTISPDEIRSAIESYTQSYTPETSIEEVGVVTDTGDGIAHISGLPGAMANELLEFPGGVLGVALNLEDTEIGAVVLGEFDTIEEGQQVRRTGDVLSVPVGDNFLGRVVNPLGAPIDGLGEIESDERRVLELQAATVLERQPVGEPLATGITAIDALTAIGRGQRQLVIGDRKTGKTAVCVDAIINQKANWASGDPSKQVRCIYVAIGQKGSTIAGVKAALEAHGAMEYTTIVAAPASDSAGFKWLAPYTGSAIGQHWMYQGKHVLIVFDDLSKQAEAYRAISLLLRRPPGREAYPGDVFYLHSRLLERCAKLSDELGAGSMTALPIIETKANDVSAFIPTNVISITDGQVFLESDLFNKGVRPAINVGISVSRVGGAAQTKAMKQVSGSLRLELASYRELEAFSAFASDLDAASLAQLERGARWVELLKQDQYAPVSVEDQVVSLFLVDAGYYDSVPVDDVRRFNVELLEYLHSSVQASFDALAGGSKKLEGENAESFKVATDKFKQGFLASDGSRVVNEAEAGQLDHEEVESLSVTRKHVEK from the coding sequence ATGGCGGAGCTGACGATCTCCCCCGATGAGATCCGTAGCGCGATCGAGAGCTACACCCAGAGCTACACCCCGGAAACCTCCATCGAGGAAGTGGGCGTCGTCACCGACACCGGCGACGGCATTGCCCACATCAGCGGCCTCCCCGGCGCGATGGCGAACGAGCTGCTGGAATTCCCCGGCGGCGTGCTCGGCGTCGCGCTGAACCTGGAGGACACCGAAATCGGTGCCGTCGTCCTGGGTGAGTTCGACACCATCGAGGAGGGCCAGCAGGTCCGTCGTACCGGCGACGTGCTCTCGGTCCCGGTGGGCGACAACTTCCTCGGCCGCGTGGTTAACCCGCTGGGCGCCCCGATCGACGGCCTCGGCGAGATCGAGTCCGACGAGCGTCGCGTGCTCGAGCTGCAGGCCGCCACCGTGCTGGAGCGCCAGCCCGTCGGCGAGCCCCTCGCGACCGGTATCACCGCGATCGACGCCCTGACCGCCATCGGCCGCGGCCAGCGTCAGCTCGTCATCGGCGACCGCAAGACCGGTAAGACCGCGGTCTGCGTCGACGCCATCATCAACCAGAAGGCCAACTGGGCCTCGGGCGATCCGTCGAAGCAGGTGCGCTGCATCTACGTCGCGATCGGCCAGAAGGGTTCCACCATCGCGGGCGTCAAGGCCGCGCTGGAGGCCCACGGCGCGATGGAGTACACCACCATCGTCGCGGCCCCCGCGTCGGACTCCGCCGGCTTCAAATGGCTTGCGCCGTACACCGGTTCGGCCATCGGCCAGCACTGGATGTACCAGGGCAAGCACGTTCTGATCGTGTTCGACGACCTGTCCAAGCAGGCGGAGGCGTACCGCGCCATCTCGCTGCTGCTGCGTCGCCCGCCGGGCCGCGAGGCGTACCCGGGTGACGTCTTCTACCTGCACTCCCGTCTGCTGGAGCGTTGCGCGAAGCTCTCCGATGAGCTCGGTGCCGGTTCCATGACCGCGCTGCCGATCATCGAGACCAAGGCCAACGACGTGTCGGCGTTCATTCCGACCAACGTCATCTCCATCACCGACGGCCAGGTGTTCCTGGAGTCGGACCTCTTCAACAAGGGTGTCCGTCCGGCCATCAACGTCGGTATCTCGGTCTCCCGTGTCGGTGGCGCCGCGCAGACCAAGGCCATGAAGCAGGTCTCCGGTTCGCTGCGTCTGGAGCTGGCCTCCTACCGCGAGCTCGAGGCGTTCTCCGCCTTCGCCTCCGATCTGGACGCGGCCTCGCTGGCGCAGCTGGAGCGCGGCGCGCGCTGGGTCGAGCTGCTCAAGCAGGACCAGTACGCCCCGGTTTCGGTTGAGGATCAGGTTGTTTCGCTGTTCCTGGTCGACGCCGGCTACTACGACTCGGTTCCGGTCGACGATGTGCGCCGCTTCAACGTCGAGCTGCTGGAGTACCTGCACAGCTCGGTGCAGGCTTCCTTCGACGCCCTCGCGGGTGGTTCGAAGAAGCTCGAGGGCGAGAACGCGGAGTCGTTCAAGGTCGCGACCGACAAGTTCAAGCAGGGCTTCCTGGCTTCGGACGGCAGCCGTGTCGTGAACGAGGCCGAGGCCGGTCAGCTGGATCACGAAGAGGTCGAGTCGCTGTCCGTCACTCGCAAGCACGTCGAGAAGTAA
- the rpmE gene encoding 50S ribosomal protein L31: protein MKAGIHPTYVDTTVVCGCGNTFQTKSTKESGQITVEVCSQCHPFYTGKQKILDTGGRVARFEARYGKRAKANEAN from the coding sequence ATGAAGGCAGGAATTCACCCCACGTACGTCGATACGACGGTCGTGTGCGGCTGCGGCAACACCTTCCAGACCAAGAGCACCAAGGAGTCCGGCCAGATCACGGTCGAAGTCTGCTCCCAGTGCCACCCGTTCTACACGGGCAAGCAGAAGATCCTGGACACCGGTGGCCGCGTGGCTCGCTTCGAGGCTCGCTACGGCAAGCGTGCGAAGGCCAACGAAGCCAACTAG
- a CDS encoding F0F1 ATP synthase subunit delta, producing MYAASREASSRAREALRAALTGSDTVAATTGSELFAVVAVLDDQRSLRVALADKSVSSSARAELAERLFGGKVSGATQTVLTTAVAQDWSRSRDLVDSLVLLGREALLRAAEDRGRLGAVEDELFRLGRIVEDNPVLEQALTDHGKPLAAKRELVQRLLAGKVEEITLELVQQAVARSKKGDIGEAFDHLSDLAASLRDQIVAHVRSASTLTTQQREHLAASLQRIYDKPVTVHVQEDPSLLAGVVVRVGDDLIDGSAVGRLQRLRQSLA from the coding sequence ATGTACGCAGCGAGCCGTGAGGCGAGCTCCCGTGCGCGGGAAGCTCTTCGGGCCGCTCTGACCGGAAGCGACACCGTCGCGGCCACGACGGGCTCCGAACTGTTCGCCGTTGTCGCCGTCCTCGACGACCAGCGCTCGCTGCGTGTGGCGCTCGCGGATAAGTCGGTGTCCAGCTCGGCCCGCGCCGAATTGGCCGAGCGCCTCTTCGGCGGCAAGGTCAGCGGAGCCACCCAGACGGTGCTGACCACCGCGGTGGCACAGGACTGGTCCCGTTCCCGCGATCTGGTCGACAGCCTGGTGCTGCTCGGCCGCGAAGCGCTGCTGCGCGCCGCGGAGGATCGCGGCCGCCTCGGCGCCGTCGAGGACGAGCTGTTCCGCCTGGGCCGGATCGTCGAAGACAACCCCGTGCTGGAGCAGGCGCTGACCGATCACGGCAAGCCGCTCGCGGCCAAGCGTGAACTGGTCCAGCGTCTGCTCGCGGGCAAGGTCGAGGAGATCACCCTCGAACTGGTCCAGCAGGCGGTCGCCCGCAGCAAGAAGGGCGATATCGGCGAGGCCTTCGACCACCTGTCCGATCTGGCGGCGTCGCTCCGGGATCAGATCGTGGCGCATGTGCGCTCCGCGTCGACCCTGACGACCCAGCAGCGTGAGCACCTGGCGGCTTCGCTTCAGCGCATCTACGACAAGCCCGTCACGGTGCACGTGCAGGAAGACCCGAGCCTGCTGGCCGGCGTCGTCGTGCGCGTGGGCGACGACCTGATCGACGGCAGCGCCGTCGGCCGACTGCAGCGCTTGCGCCAGTCGCTGGCCTGA
- the prfA gene encoding peptide chain release factor 1 produces the protein MADKSAAPNAIDDILAEYGALEAQLADPDLHNNPGAARRVGKRFAELGPIMSAHKKLTATRDDLAAAEELAADDSSFAAEIPGLRAQVEELEKTLTDLLAPRDPHDADDVVLEVKSGEGGEESALFASDLARMYIRYAERHGWKVEVLDANITDMGGYKEATISIKAKEPSLDGVWSKLKFEGGVHRVQRVPVTESQGRIHTSAAGVLVYPEPDEVEEVQIDDKDLRVDVYRSSGKGGQGVNTTDSAVRITHLPTGIVVTCQNERSQLQNKMRAMQVLGARLQALAEEQADQEAAAGRASQIRTVDRSERIRTYNFPENRIADHRIGFKAHNLDSVLDGNLEDLFQALGEADRAARLAAE, from the coding sequence ATGGCCGACAAGTCCGCGGCCCCGAATGCGATCGACGACATTCTGGCCGAGTACGGCGCACTCGAAGCCCAGCTGGCCGATCCCGACCTGCACAACAACCCCGGTGCGGCCCGCCGCGTCGGCAAGCGCTTCGCCGAACTCGGGCCCATCATGTCGGCCCATAAGAAACTCACCGCCACGCGCGATGATCTGGCCGCGGCCGAAGAACTCGCCGCCGACGACTCGTCCTTCGCCGCCGAGATCCCCGGCCTGCGCGCACAGGTCGAGGAGTTGGAGAAGACGCTCACCGATCTGCTCGCCCCGCGCGACCCGCACGACGCGGATGATGTTGTGCTGGAAGTGAAATCGGGTGAAGGCGGCGAGGAATCCGCGCTCTTCGCCTCCGATCTGGCGCGCATGTACATCCGGTACGCCGAACGGCACGGCTGGAAGGTCGAGGTCCTCGACGCCAATATCACCGATATGGGCGGCTACAAAGAGGCAACCATCTCCATCAAGGCCAAGGAACCGTCCCTGGACGGGGTCTGGTCCAAGCTCAAATTCGAGGGCGGCGTGCACCGCGTACAGCGCGTCCCCGTCACCGAATCGCAGGGCCGCATCCACACCTCCGCCGCCGGTGTCCTGGTGTACCCCGAGCCCGACGAGGTCGAAGAGGTGCAGATCGACGACAAGGATCTGCGCGTCGACGTGTACCGCTCCTCCGGTAAGGGCGGCCAAGGCGTCAACACCACCGACTCCGCCGTGCGCATCACCCACCTACCCACCGGCATCGTCGTGACCTGCCAGAACGAGCGCTCACAGCTGCAGAACAAGATGCGCGCCATGCAGGTGCTGGGTGCGCGGTTGCAGGCCCTCGCCGAGGAGCAGGCCGATCAGGAAGCCGCCGCCGGGCGCGCCTCGCAGATCCGCACCGTCGACCGCTCCGAGCGCATCCGCACCTACAACTTCCCCGAGAACCGCATCGCCGACCACCGCATCGGCTTCAAGGCGCACAACCTCGATTCGGTCCTGGACGGCAACCTCGAAGACCTCTTCCAGGCACTCGGCGAAGCCGACCGCGCCGCCCGCCTCGCCGCCGAATAA
- the prmC gene encoding peptide chain release factor N(5)-glutamine methyltransferase, with amino-acid sequence MRPAIREAIDKLESAGVRSPGADAEYLAAHVLGVDRMRLALVPMVTAEQLDEFRRLVARRAEHIPLQHLTGTAAMGEIDLAVGPGVFIPRPETELLFAWALAQLEAVGHEHQPVVVDLCTGSGALALAIAHARPDAQVHAVELDSEALAWARRNALQLADEGDTPIDLHNADVTDPALLERLSGKVDIVVSNPPYIPESAQLDPEVADHDPHRALFGGPDGLSVIRPMIPNIARLLRPGGAVAIEHDDTNGSGVAALLAAAGFTSVVEHPDLAGKPRFVVAHHPA; translated from the coding sequence TTGCGTCCAGCGATCCGCGAGGCCATCGACAAACTGGAGTCCGCCGGGGTGCGCAGCCCCGGAGCGGATGCGGAATACCTTGCGGCACATGTCTTGGGCGTGGACCGCATGCGCTTGGCATTGGTTCCGATGGTGACCGCCGAACAGTTGGACGAATTCCGCCGTCTTGTTGCCCGCCGCGCGGAACACATTCCCTTGCAACACCTTACGGGCACGGCCGCCATGGGTGAGATCGATCTGGCGGTCGGGCCCGGCGTCTTCATCCCGCGCCCGGAGACCGAACTGCTCTTCGCCTGGGCGCTGGCCCAGCTCGAGGCGGTGGGCCACGAACACCAGCCCGTCGTGGTCGACCTGTGCACCGGTTCAGGGGCTTTGGCGCTGGCTATCGCACACGCCCGCCCCGACGCCCAGGTGCACGCGGTGGAACTCGACTCCGAGGCGCTGGCCTGGGCGCGCCGCAATGCCCTGCAACTCGCGGACGAGGGCGATACCCCCATTGATCTGCACAATGCCGATGTCACCGATCCGGCTCTGCTGGAGCGGCTCTCGGGCAAGGTCGACATCGTCGTCTCCAACCCGCCCTATATCCCCGAATCCGCGCAACTGGATCCCGAAGTGGCAGACCACGATCCCCACCGCGCCCTCTTCGGCGGCCCCGACGGCCTCTCGGTAATCCGCCCCATGATCCCCAACATCGCCCGCCTCCTCCGCCCTGGCGGCGCGGTAGCCATCGAGCACGACGACACCAACGGCTCCGGCGTAGCGGCTCTTCTGGCTGCCGCAGGCTTCACCTCGGTAGTCGAACACCCCGACCTCGCTGGCAAACCCCGCTTTGTAGTGGCGCATCACCCTGCCTGA
- a CDS encoding glycosyltransferase family 4 protein produces the protein MLLSQGVFSQGAVVPLRELLLVLFVASVVTFLSTGGIRVAAIAFGAVAVPRERDVHVKPVPRMGGLGIYLGVVAAVLFAHQLPALRRGFDYPKDIPAVLAAGTLIVLVGIIDDRWGLDALTKFVGQVTAAGVMAVMGLSWVAIYNPFTNETVVLDPLQGGLVTVGITVTLINAMNFVDGLDGLAAGLGFIASVAVFVFSVGLLYEVGGSTDTYPPALLAAALAGGCLGFLAHNFQPARIFMGDTGSMLIGLVLAAVSTGASGRIPLQGYGPRDIVGLLSPLLLVGAVMFIPVLDLVLAIVRRVRAGVSFSTPDKMHLHHRLLQIGHSHRRVVLLIYLWVSVFAFGAVGTSLMDRRVVVLLFAAGLVFALIVTSVPSWRDLTDRATRKPPRGPDATAR, from the coding sequence ATGCTGTTGAGTCAGGGCGTTTTCAGCCAGGGCGCGGTCGTCCCGCTGCGGGAGCTGCTGCTGGTGCTGTTCGTCGCGTCGGTGGTGACCTTCCTGAGCACCGGCGGAATCCGGGTGGCCGCCATCGCCTTCGGCGCGGTGGCCGTTCCGCGTGAGCGTGACGTCCATGTGAAGCCGGTCCCGCGCATGGGCGGTCTCGGCATCTACCTGGGTGTGGTCGCGGCCGTGCTGTTCGCGCACCAGTTGCCGGCCCTGCGCCGCGGATTCGACTATCCCAAGGACATTCCGGCGGTGCTGGCGGCGGGCACGCTGATCGTGCTGGTCGGCATAATCGACGACCGCTGGGGCTTGGACGCGCTCACCAAATTCGTCGGTCAGGTGACCGCCGCCGGGGTGATGGCGGTCATGGGCCTGTCCTGGGTGGCCATCTACAACCCCTTCACCAATGAGACCGTGGTGCTGGATCCGCTGCAGGGCGGTCTGGTCACCGTCGGCATCACCGTCACCTTGATCAACGCCATGAATTTCGTGGACGGTCTGGACGGTTTGGCCGCGGGCCTGGGTTTCATCGCGTCGGTGGCGGTTTTCGTCTTCAGCGTCGGTCTGCTCTACGAAGTGGGCGGTTCCACCGATACGTATCCGCCCGCGCTGCTGGCCGCCGCGCTGGCGGGCGGTTGCCTGGGATTTCTCGCGCACAATTTTCAGCCCGCGCGAATATTCATGGGCGATACCGGTTCCATGCTCATCGGATTGGTGCTGGCCGCGGTCTCCACGGGTGCTTCGGGCCGAATTCCGTTGCAGGGTTACGGCCCGCGCGACATCGTCGGTCTGCTGTCGCCGCTGTTGCTGGTGGGCGCGGTCATGTTCATTCCGGTACTTGATCTTGTTTTGGCCATCGTGCGCCGAGTTCGCGCGGGTGTGAGTTTCTCCACCCCGGACAAAATGCATCTGCATCACCGTTTGCTGCAGATCGGGCATTCGCATCGCCGCGTGGTGTTGTTGATCTACTTGTGGGTGAGCGTCTTCGCATTCGGCGCGGTCGGCACGTCACTGATGGATCGCCGCGTGGTGGTGTTGCTCTTCGCCGCGGGCCTGGTCTTCGCCCTGATCGTCACGTCGGTGCCGTCCTGGCGCGACCTCACCGATCGGGCCACGCGTAAACCACCGCGCGGCCCGGACGCGACCGCCCGGTAG
- the atpD gene encoding F0F1 ATP synthase subunit beta, translated as MTAAVTNETRVGAGTGRVSRVIGPVVDVEFPRGSIPELYNALNVDIALASVAKTLTLEVAQHLGDGIVRTISMQPTDGLVRGVEVRDTGKPISVPVGDVVKGHVFNALGDCLDTPGLGRDGEQWGIHRQPPAFDQLEGKTEILETGVKVIDLLTPYVKGGKIGLFGGAGVGKTVLIQEMITRIAREFSGTSVFAGVGERTREGTDLHLEMEEMGVLQDTALVFGQMDEPPGTRMRVALSALTMAEYFRDVQNQDVLLFIDNIFRFTQAGSEVSTLLGRMPSAVGYQPTLADEMGQLQERITSTRGRSITSMQAIYVPADDYTDPAPATTFAHLDATTELSRPISQKGIYPAVDPLTSTSRILEASIVGERHFAVANEVKRILQKYKELQDIIAILGMDELSEGDKVLVGRARRLEKFLGQNFIVAEKFTGQEGSVVPLEQTIDDFDRVCKGEFDHLPEQAFNSCGGLDDVEAAAKKIAGK; from the coding sequence ATGACCGCAGCTGTCACTAACGAAACCCGGGTTGGCGCCGGCACCGGCCGCGTCTCCCGCGTCATCGGCCCCGTCGTGGACGTCGAGTTCCCGCGCGGGTCCATCCCCGAGCTTTACAACGCGCTGAACGTGGATATCGCGCTCGCGTCGGTTGCGAAGACCCTGACCCTCGAGGTCGCACAGCACCTGGGCGACGGCATCGTGCGCACCATCTCCATGCAGCCGACCGACGGTCTGGTGCGTGGGGTCGAGGTGCGCGACACCGGCAAGCCGATCTCGGTTCCGGTCGGCGACGTCGTCAAGGGCCACGTCTTCAACGCGCTCGGCGACTGCCTGGACACCCCGGGCCTCGGCCGCGACGGCGAGCAGTGGGGCATCCACCGCCAGCCGCCCGCCTTCGACCAGCTCGAGGGTAAGACCGAGATCCTGGAGACCGGCGTCAAGGTCATCGACCTGCTGACCCCCTACGTCAAGGGCGGCAAGATCGGTCTGTTCGGTGGTGCCGGCGTCGGCAAGACCGTTCTGATCCAGGAGATGATCACCCGTATCGCTCGCGAGTTCTCCGGCACCTCGGTGTTCGCGGGCGTCGGTGAGCGTACCCGTGAGGGCACCGACCTCCACCTGGAAATGGAAGAGATGGGCGTCCTTCAGGACACCGCCCTCGTCTTCGGCCAGATGGACGAGCCGCCGGGCACGCGTATGCGCGTCGCCCTGTCGGCCCTGACCATGGCGGAGTACTTCCGCGATGTGCAGAACCAGGACGTGTTGCTCTTCATCGACAACATCTTCCGGTTCACCCAGGCCGGTTCCGAGGTCTCGACCCTGCTGGGTCGTATGCCCTCGGCCGTCGGTTACCAGCCGACCCTGGCGGACGAGATGGGTCAGCTCCAGGAGCGAATCACCTCGACCCGTGGCCGTTCGATCACCTCGATGCAGGCGATCTACGTCCCCGCCGACGACTACACCGACCCGGCGCCGGCGACCACCTTCGCCCACCTGGACGCGACGACCGAGCTTTCCCGCCCGATCTCGCAGAAGGGCATCTACCCTGCCGTCGACCCGCTGACCTCGACCTCTCGTATCCTCGAGGCTTCGATCGTCGGCGAGCGGCACTTCGCGGTGGCCAACGAGGTCAAGCGGATCCTGCAGAAGTACAAGGAACTGCAGGACATCATCGCCATCCTCGGTATGGACGAGCTCTCCGAAGGCGACAAGGTCCTCGTCGGCCGTGCCCGCCGTCTGGAGAAGTTCCTGGGTCAGAACTTCATCGTCGCCGAGAAGTTCACCGGCCAGGAAGGCTCGGTCGTTCCGCTGGAGCAGACCATCGACGACTTCGATCGCGTCTGCAAGGGCGAGTTCGATCACCTGCCCGAGCAGGCGTTCAACTCCTGCGGTGGCCTGGACGACGTCGAGGCGGCCGCGAAGAAGATCGCCGGGAAGTAG